The Brassica napus cultivar Da-Ae chromosome C7, Da-Ae, whole genome shotgun sequence genomic interval TGTTTATGCTGTAAGCAATCTAGCCAACTCCAAGCCACCACAGCTAATATCAAAACCAACTGACCTTTGAGATTCAAGTTTTGGTTAGACTGGAGGCGTTTACAGAGTTCAGACTGGTACTGAACAACAGATGCATCCCTAGCATTCATGAGAATAACCTCCTCGGCTGTTATTATACATCTAATCTTCTCAAGGCTGACCACTATCGCTCTCTCACGTCCCAAGATACTCGAGGGGTAAATAAACAAAGGATCTAAAAGCCTCAAATCCCTTGATGGTAAGGAACAGCGCTTCATTATAGTTGCCTTGTCTAGCTCTAGTACAGTCGAGTTCCCATTCTCATCAATCTTAACCCATGAACGACTAGACTGGCCTCTCTTCTTAAGGCCAGAGTAAGGATGCCCACGGTTGCTTTGTCCTTCGAGAGTAACCGGTCTACCAATCTTTTGGGAAGATATGAAATCCGGTAGAGTAGAAGTGGAGAACGGATCAGGTTGTTCTCCCATGTTTCTATATCCGTTCTTGCTTACAGGTTACTGCAAAGGTTGATGTATCAGAAGAAGCAAACTAGTGCAAAGATACAGCTTCCAACCTGAGAACAACAATCTTGACAAAAAAGCCTTCTAAAACGTAGTAGTGAACATTTCTACTAGAAGCTGCGTTGATCATCATGAATCTAACCTCTGAGAACCCTCGAAACTCCCAAACCAATCTAAATTTGAATAATTAAGTTCCTAATCGTGAAATGAAGAAAAGCCACAGAGCTTACAGTAAAGGATGATCTAATTCAgtagaaaatttctaaaaatccGATCGTTTAAACTATCTAATGACCAATCGCCGGCGATCAATTAGGTCGATATTCCCAAATCCTTACGATCAAACAAAGTAACAATTCATGAAAGTAACGAAACCAAACCCTAAGATTCCGAAAACAAAAAGAGCTTCACCTTTCGTTTAGAATCTATTTCAGTTTCCCCAAGCAGAAGATGAAGAGCAATTACTTCCTCTGGTAACAACGCTTCCTTTCTTTTAACCAGAGACAAAGACAAACGTATATCAAGCCACGTGGAGACTATCTCCTGGATGGAACATGGTTTCTAACATACACCGAACTATAGGAGATCACCTTCTAAAGTGTGATGCCAGTGTTTTTTAAAACCAGACCGACCCGATGGTTAAACCGTGTCTGACCATGAACCGGATACATAGCCGGGTTCGGTCTTAATAATTGGTTCGACCATAAACCGTCGCGTAACCAGATTAGATTTTAAAGCTATTAAACTgataaaaagtatttaaaactcCATCcacataaacataaaattagtttatatttacaatgtttatgttttaaattcatttatattttaattatatatcatatatactaatattatttttaaatttatacagTAGACATATATTAACCCAGATTAGTGAATTAAATTTGATCCGGTCGAACCATATTGAACTGTGACCTAAAAATTATCTCTCAGTTTCCGGTCTGTTTTTAAAAACACTGTGTGATACAGAAATTGCAAGCACTAAAGCCACGTCATCATCAAATGAGAAAGTGCAACGGAGTTGTTGTACGATGGTTGTTTTTATTCATCCAAGAAAATAGTGCAAATTTGTTAGAGTGTTCTTCATCTTTTCTGATATTGATTTTCCTGTAAACTTTCGAGGAAAATTACTCATGTTGTTCTAGACTCCTTCTTTCATCTTGGATTCTTCACATTTGAGTTGAGTTTCTTTGTTTCATGAAAATTGATTCGCTTtcattttatcaaaatatagttTCTCTGTATTAGTGGTTCTGAGTAGGAAGGAAAGCAGAAAGCATCCGACAAAGGTGTAAGTTTATACCAAGAGCTTAAACAATTTAATCAAGCGATTTAAGTTGGTCAAAGAACAGGGGTTCAAACCAAttataatccaaaaaaattgaCATAATCCCCCAAAGAATCATAAGTTCTAGCTCTTCCAAAAGTCTTAAGATGTTCAATCAAAAAGTCTAGTTTTTGGCCTGAGCATTGCCATGACCGTTCTGAGAAGCTTTAGCATCACCGCTCTGTCTCTCCGGCCCATTTCTCCCGGAGCCTCTTCCACCATTGCCCCGAGGTCTATACCCGTCCTTTCTGTAACCATTCTCATTCCTATTGTTGCCATTGTTCCGCGCATAGGCTCTTCCACCATTCTCATTGTTGTTGACtgcataataattaaaaaaaaaacaatattataatttttgttcCTTACATCAGTTATCATCTAGGAGACAGACAACACAACATTGACATTAAGAAACTTGCCTCGTTTTTCTTCAATAGATGCTCTTCTGTTTCCGATAAAAATTGGAGATTCGTTGTGAGCCTAGAAAGTTGTACACACTCCAATATcagaaaaaaaacgaaaaaaaaaaaacttggaagTATATTGAAGTTTGAGAACTTGATGAGAGCAAAAAAGCATACCTTGAAGACATTTTTGATCGATTCACTATTTTCAAAGGCCACAAACCCAAAACAGTTTCTTTGTTCCTGAAAAAGACAAGAGATTTTAAGCGTGTGAGTGAACTAGTACTTAAGGTTTCTCATAGCTAACATCTTTTTAAAGTACTAACCGTGTAGCTTCTGACTTGGATGCCGCCTCTTCTAATAGCTCCAAAGCCTTTAAATGTTTCAAACAGTTGCTCTGGAGTCGCATCCATAGGCAAGTTTGCAACGAATATGGAACCACATTGAGCGGGTTGTTGAGTGGTTTTAGCAGAAGGGGCTTTGGTCGGAGGAGTAGCTACAGGGGCAGGAGCTTCGGCCTGAGGAGCAATTCTCGGCTTCTCAACAGGTTTAGGCTTTACAGGTGAAGCTTTAGCATTGATCTGAGCGCCGCTTTGAGCAGCCTATAGGAACTAGAGATTAGACTTTATTTTAAAGATTATAATAACAAAACAGAACATGAAAGTAAACACAACGAAGACTCACAATTACTGCAAAGGATTTCTTGGGACCAGCGTCCTCTTGAGGTTTTGCTTCAGCAGCAGCTTTAGGTAAGTTGCTGTTTCCGTTCACAACTTTCTCCTCATTTGTAGCTTTAGCAGCCGGCTCCACAACTTCTTTCGCAGGCTCTGCTAAACATGTGAATCAAAACAATGTTCAAGAATTCAATTTCttgattttgttgaaaaacaCTTACCAGAGACAGTTTCTTTTGGACTCTCCTCGACCTCGGCCTCAACCTCGGCCTCCTTGGCAGCTTCTGGTGCAACAAACACATCAGAAACGTACCTAAAGACATCGTTGAGAACAAAGTAGCTTCCATTCTGCGGCACAAGGAAGAAAGACTGAGTAAAACTCTTCCTCTCTCCGTCTTTGCCGATCACTAAACCAGCGACCAGAGTCACAACTGCGCTCTTCAAAGACGCTTGGGAATCAGCAGTCAGAATCTGGATCTTCGAGTTTTGGTAGTCCACGGACATTATCTGATCATTAATAGCCTGCAAGATATGCCGAATGAATAAAAGAGACCACTAGCAAATAAAACTACTATAGTTAGTGTGGCTTATGTCTTTAGAAGGAACTTACTTTCAATGACTTGACAGAAACCATTTCTCCACCAACACCAGGCCTTCCAAGCACACTCTCCTCGAGATAGAACTTGTAAACTTCAGCGGGCTTTTCATAAAGGTGGGTGTAGTACTTCTGAACGAAGGCGTTTCCTACGATTTGTGCATCCACTGATGGAGCGTTTGATACAGGTGTCATCTCTGCATAATCCAATCAGAAAACTAGTCCTTAAGCAAACAgaaagcaaagagtactaaacaGAAACAGAGCCATACGCAGCAACAACCACAAAAACAAGACAAGCCGTAATCAAATACTCCAATTCAAACAGAGTATGTTGCAGAAAACTTTAATGCATTCCCAATTCAGAAACTCTAATCTGCAATTAAAGTATCTCAGTGAATACCGAACAAAAAAGTTAACTGCAAGTACGGTTGTACTAAATCCATCGGCACACTGTAACtgaaagtgtatatatatataatttaaggCTTAAGCATATAACTACCATAGATCTATAAGGGCTCAGCTATTGAGAAAAGAGATAGGGTCTAAACTTTGCTGCGGATTGAAGCAGCAGACCTTTGTGGTAGAAACAGCAGAAACTTAATAATACACATAACATAAAAAAGACTCTGAGAAGAAATCATACCTGGTAATCTATGAAGGTTAGAGATTCGAGggaaggaggaggaagaagaagattttgTTTTTAGCTTTTTGATGctgtgtatgtatgtatgtgtatatatgCCTTCTAGGGTTTTACTCTAAATCCTTGTCCTCAAGAGATTTTGGGCCAATTACTTTGATTTTATTCCTTTTTCACTTTTGGATACTATCCATTAGTGTTGTGCCACGTAATCATAGCCGAGTAATGGAATGTTTTGTCTTTCGTGTTCATCAGGGTGaaaataccaaaacaaaaaagaaagccCCCGGCGAGGATCGAACTCACGACCTTTCGCTTACGAAGCGAACGCAATACCACTATGCTACGGAGGCGCTTTGATCGATCATCACTTGGAACGTTAGTTTTAACTTTACGCTTTTCCTCGCAGACTCAAAGCAAACTTCGTCTTTACTGGagaccagagagagagagagagagacgccgCCGGAGATTATGTGCGGGATTGCAGTTATAGTGTGCGGCGTCCGTATCGAACTCTCGACGCTTTCTTCTCCCTCGGAGCCTCCTTTCGAACGAGTAAATCTCTTCTCCAATCCAACCTCACTTTTGATGAGTTTGATCTCTTACAATATGATTGAGCGTTTAAAAGTTCGGAGCTTTTGAGACTTTTAAGTTTGAAGTTAATGGCTTTGCTCTGTTTCAAGTACCCATTGCTCTTATGTTGTTGTTCGTTGGATGAATCTCAAAACCCTGTTTTGACATCTGAGTTGAAAGAAAAGATCACtcttttgagtttttgtatATTGATGGATGATTATAATGTAATAAGATGAGTGAATTGCTTGCTGATTTGGTGTTCTTCTTGGTTAAACCAGTTACAATTCTCTGTTGAAGATGTGAAATCTGCGTTAAGCCAAAGAGGTCCTGATAGTGTAGGCGAAAAGAAGATTCTTCTTCAACCAACTTGTGCTCAAGAACCTGTTACACTCTCTTTTTTTGAGGCTACTGAAGAAGCTTATAAGCTTGAGAATACTACTACTTCCGGTGAATTGCATTTTATAGGTTCCACATTGCAGCTTAGAGGAACTACTCCTATAATCCAGCCATTGGTTGATTCTTCTGGAAACATTCTTGCTTACAACGGTGTGGTTTTCTTCTTAAGCTCTctctatatttgttttaaattctaCGATATGTATTAGTAATGTGGTATGTTTACCCTGCAGGAGAAGTATTTGGAGGAATTGAACTCACTAGCTATGATAATGATACTGAAGTTCTTTTGAAGTCTTTAGCGAAGGCAAATTCCTTGGTTCCAGATGTTCTTTCAATGATTAAAGGCCCCTGGGCCATTATATATTGGCAGGTACTTTTGTAGCTTGCACTTATTTTTTTCTAGCAGTTTTACTTGCTCTTACAAACTTCTTCTCTATCAGGAAAGCTCAAGAACGCTATGGTTTGGTAAAGATGCTTTTGGTCGGAGGAGCCTCCTTGTTCACTGGCCAACTGTGGAAGACCCTCGTTTTCTCCTATCGTCTGTTTCACCAGCTTCTTCCGTTGCTAACGGCTCTGGTTTGTATTTTACTTTGTAGAATAAGTTTGTCTCTTTATGTACACTCCAAAGCCCAAGTAACATCTGTTTCTTTGGCAGGATTGGATTCTGAAAATGGTGATAGCATTCATAGATTTTGGGAAGAGCTTCCATGTGGAGTGTACAGCATGTCTTTTCGGGTTTCAGAATCCGGTGTATGTATACATGGTGAAGTCACAAAGCACGAGTGGAGAAATAACATGTGGAAAGAGTTGATTGAATGGGAAAGGAATTTAGTTTTACCAAGACCTGAAGAAGATCTATCAATGTCTTCAATTCAAGAAGAGAAAGACAATGCTATTTCAACGTTTTCAGGTACTGCTTAAGTTCTTCAAACTCCTCCAGTTCTGTCCAAATTTCATATGCCTGAGAAGTTTTAGTTCTAGGATTTGCGCAGACAGTTTTGGTTGTTCTAAAGGAATCAGTGAGGCGGCAAACTTCACTACATAGCATTTTTCAGGTATGAGCTTACTAATGAGTGCTTTACTATATAGTGCATGATTTGTTATATATACCTCAGAAACACCTTCATATTGGCATGAACAGGGAGAAAAAGAAGTTGTTCCAGTAGCTGTTCTTTTCTCTGGTGGATTGGATTCTATGATTCTCGCTGCACTCTTGGATCAGTGCCTTGAtccaaaatgtaaaatatttttattttctgtctCAGGCATCGATTCTggaattacattaagattttcaaaacggttgttttttttctctttcagatGAAGTTGATCTCCTTAATGTTAGTTTTGATGGTCCTAATGCTCCTGATAGGATCTCCGCCAAGGCTGGAATAAAGGAACTTAAACAGATTGCACCCTTGAGAAGGTTTACCTCTAGATACCTTTTTATAAATGCacatattttttagtaaatatTGCTGTGGGAATTTCAGGTGGAAGCTTGTCGAGATTGATGCTGATCTGGCAAAGCTAACCATCGAGACAAAGCGTGTTATGTCACTCATAAACCCCGCAGATACTTACATGGTAAACTTCAACCATCACCTCGGGTTATTCTTCCAGACTTGAGGGTTTCTCATCACATTCACATTCTTCCAAAATTGCAATGTTCTAGGACCTTAACATAGGAACAGCACTCTGGCTAGCTGCTCGAGGTGATGGTTGGATTCACGAAGAAAGTGACAATCAAGAAGATAGCCAACGAATTAGATATAAGTCTAATGCTAGAATATTGCTTGTTGGCGCTGGTGCTGATGAACAATGTGCTGGTTATGGTAGACACAGAACAAAATATAGAAACGGgaggtatatatataaatatctttgCATGATTTTCTCTATGGATGTAAACTCATCTTTGTTAATTTCTTCAGCTGGGGTGCGTTGGATAAAGAAATGAAATTGGATATGCAGAGAATTTGGAAAAGAAATTTGGGTCGAGATGATCGATGCATTGCAGATAATGGTAAagaggtatatatatatgttagcaCCATGGATATAACCTCAAATCTTTTTCTGTGTGTGCTCGGTTCtcaaatgtttttatatacacATTTTTCAGGGGCGTTTCCCTTTCTTGGATGAGGATGTGATAAAGACTCTCCTTGACATTCCCTTGTGGGAAATTGCTGATCTTGAGAAACCAAGTGGGACGGGAGACAAGAAGATTCTTAGACAGGTGGATATGCTTCAgtcattttaacttttataaacCCTCAAGAACATATTAGAAACTTAATAAACGTGAAACTCGTTGTTTGAATTCTTGAAGGTTGCAAAGTTGCTTGGTTTACATGAAGTAGCAAAGATGCCTAAGAGAGCAATACAGGTAATAAGAGATATTTTATGAAGATAACTCAAAACTCAAACCACCTTTGTGTTGTGTTTTTATGCCCCGTCTCACTAAGGATTTGGTTGTGTGTTTACAGTTTGGGTCGAGAATAGCTCGTGAATCAAATAGGAAGAACTTTGGAAGTAACCGAGCTGCTAACCAGGCCTCTGCCGGGAGCTTGAGATTCAACGCACCGTGAGAATGAAAGGCTCTCCCATATTGAATCCCTAGACAACTGTTGTCAGATCAGAATTTTGTGTTGTGCTGTATACAAAGAACTACCATTTCATGCGTTGTTTCCCGtttaaaaacttgattttgctaTTGATCCAGATGTGCGTATCATCCATCATATGCATGTGACAgtgacatcatcatcatttttttcaaaaaatttgttgaaGAACATATAAAAGGTTAAAACcggaaaaccaaaaaaaaaaaaaactagcgtTGTTCTCCGGCGCATAAACCTCTGCAAAATCCCCAACACAATCCCAAAGTCTGCTTCTTTCTTGCGCTTTAACCTGATGGAAGCCGAGATCATTGGCTGCGAGAACATCATCGGCGAGCGGAATCAGAGATCGGTGGCAATGAGAGGGCTTTGCAAGCGCTTCGAGAACTCATTATCTTCCCATTTCGCTACCCTCTCGAAGCTAGGACTCTAGGCCTCAAAGTAAACTTCAACACCTGTGCTTGGGCTTCTCTGTTTCGTTTTcacttttctgttttttttttctcatcatTGCAGTGGTCTAGAGGGTTGCTCCTGTACGGCCCTCCTGGAACTGGAAAGGTAAACTCTGTTTCAAGCTTGAACCCTGTTAGACCAAAGTATGTTGGGTCATcaaagttttgaacttttgtaTCATAGTGTTAGATGAACTCAAATTGTGTTACAAGCTTGAATTTTTCCAGACAAATGTGTGCTGGGTTCATCAAAGCTATGCATCTTTTGTATACTAGTGTAAGATGAACTCAAAGTGTGTTACTAGCTTGAATTGTTTTTGACCAAAGTGTGCTGGGTTCATCAAAGTTATGAACTTTTGTATACTAGTGTAAGATGAGCTCAACTATAAGCTGATCAGACTGTTTTAGTGGCGGCATATCTCTTTAATCATCTCTTTATAGCAATTTTGGTTCTTTTGGTAGACAAGCTTGGTCCGTGCTGTTGTCCAGGAATGTAATGCACAACTGATTGTTTTAAGGTACTATTGTTTTGTACAGTTTCTGTTTTATTAATGCTCTGGAGATATAGGCCAAAGCTAATTTGTTCGTTGTGTTTGTGTGGTAATGCTCTCTAGCCAGTCCTCATTCTGTGCATCGAGTTCATGCTGGAGAAAGCGAGAAAGTCTTAAGGGAAACTTTCGCCGAGGCTTCTTCTGTTTCAGACAACAAGCCATCTGTTATTTTTATCGATGAAATTGATGTTCTTTGTCCTCGTCGTAGGTATTGTTATCACTCACATATTCGTTCCTCCTATTATATAAGAAACTGAGAAATAATTTGATCCTCTCTAAAAATGTAGAGAAGAGCAAGATGTTCGTATTGCTTCGCAGCTCTTTACACTCGTAGACTCAAACAAGCCTTCATCATCTGCACCGAGAGTCGTTGTGGTAGCATCCACAAATAGGTTCT includes:
- the LOC106396664 gene encoding asparagine synthetase domain-containing protein 1, which gives rise to MCGIAVIVCGVRIELSTLSSPSEPPFERLQFSVEDVKSALSQRGPDSVGEKKILLQPTCAQEPVTLSFFEATEEAYKLENTTTSGELHFIGSTLQLRGTTPIIQPLVDSSGNILAYNGEVFGGIELTSYDNDTEVLLKSLAKANSLVPDVLSMIKGPWAIIYWQESSRTLWFGKDAFGRRSLLVHWPTVEDPRFLLSSVSPASSVANGSGLDSENGDSIHRFWEELPCGVYSMSFRVSESGVCIHGEVTKHEWRNNMWKELIEWERNLVLPRPEEDLSMSSIQEEKDNAISTFSGFAQTVLVVLKESVRRQTSLHSIFQGEKEVVPVAVLFSGGLDSMILAALLDQCLDPKYEVDLLNVSFDGPNAPDRISAKAGIKELKQIAPLRRWKLVEIDADLAKLTIETKRVMSLINPADTYMDLNIGTALWLAARGDGWIHEESDNQEDSQRIRYKSNARILLVGAGADEQCAGYGRHRTKYRNGSWGALDKEMKLDMQRIWKRNLGRDDRCIADNGKEGRFPFLDEDVIKTLLDIPLWEIADLEKPSGTGDKKILRQVAKLLGLHEVAKMPKRAIQFGSRIARESNRKNFGSNRAANQASAGSLRFNAP
- the LOC106390387 gene encoding nuclear transport factor 2-like isoform X2 — translated: MTPVSNAPSVDAQIVGNAFVQKYYTHLYEKPAEVYKFYLEESVLGRPGVGGEMVSVKSLKAINDQIMSVDYQNSKIQILTADSQASLKSAVVTLVAGLVIGKDGERKSFTQSFFLVPQNGSYFVLNDVFRYVSDVFVAPEAAKEAEVEAEVEESPKETVSEPAKEVVEPAAKATNEEKVVNGNSNLPKAAAEAKPQEDAGPKKSFAVIAAQSGAQINAKASPVKPKPVEKPRIAPQAEAPAPVATPPTKAPSAKTTQQPAQCGSIFVANLPMDATPEQLFETFKGFGAIRRGGIQVRSYTEQRNCFGFVAFENSESIKNVFKAHNESPIFIGNRRASIEEKRVNNNENGGRAYARNNGNNRNENGYRKDGYRPRGNGGRGSGRNGPERQSGDAKASQNGHGNAQAKN
- the LOC106390387 gene encoding nuclear transport factor 2-like isoform X1, giving the protein MTPVSNAPSVDAQIVGNAFVQKYYTHLYEKPAEVYKFYLEESVLGRPGVGGEMVSVKSLKAINDQIMSVDYQNSKIQILTADSQASLKSAVVTLVAGLVIGKDGERKSFTQSFFLVPQNGSYFVLNDVFRYVSDVFVAPEAAKEAEVEAEVEESPKETVSAEPAKEVVEPAAKATNEEKVVNGNSNLPKAAAEAKPQEDAGPKKSFAVIAAQSGAQINAKASPVKPKPVEKPRIAPQAEAPAPVATPPTKAPSAKTTQQPAQCGSIFVANLPMDATPEQLFETFKGFGAIRRGGIQVRSYTEQRNCFGFVAFENSESIKNVFKAHNESPIFIGNRRASIEEKRVNNNENGGRAYARNNGNNRNENGYRKDGYRPRGNGGRGSGRNGPERQSGDAKASQNGHGNAQAKN